A segment of the Corynebacterium resistens DSM 45100 genome:
ACTGCGAAAAGCCATCGCGGCAACTTGAAACACTGTGGATATCAATGAATTAAGCCACGACAACTGACCAAGGAAGTACAGGATGAGCACCAATATCGACCTCAGCCGCGTTCACATGGTGGGCATTGGCGGTGCCGGAATGTCCGGAATCGCACGAATTCTTCTGGCTCGTGGCAGTACGGTGACGGGTTCCGATATGAAGGATTCCCGCAGTATCCTCGCCCTGCGAACCGCCGGAGCCACAGTAAACATCGGACACAGCGCCGCCAACCTAACCGCAGGTGGCGAACTGCCTACCGTAGTAGTGACTTCCTTCGCCGCGATTCCGCAGGACAATCCCGAGTTATCGGCTGCGCGTGATAACAATATCCCCGTCGTGCGTCGTTCGGATGTTCTCGCGCAGCTTATGGTGGATCGTCGCGCGTTCTTACTGGCTGGCACGCATGGCAAGACTTCCACAACTTCAATGGCAGTAGCTGCCCTCCAAGCGGCCGGATGGGACCCTTCCTTTGCCATCGGAGGTCAACTTAATCGTGCCGGCACTAATGCCCATCACGGCACCGGGGATGTTTTCGTCGCCGAAGCCGATGAATCCGATGGCTCCTTTTTGTCCTACCAACCCGAAGTAGCAGTGGTGACCAATGTGGAACCCGACCACCTCGATTATTTCGGCACGGAGGAGGCCTATCGCGAGGTCTTCGAGCGTTTTGCTGGCTGTGTAGTTACAGGTGGCACTCTGGTGGTTTGTTTGGATGACGCCGGAAGTCGCGCATTAGCGCAATCCCTCAGTCGATCGATTCCCGCTGACGAACGGGATTATCGCATCCTTGGCTACGGCACACGCGCTGCCGTAGAAGATGCCCCTGAGGTTGAAGCTGGAGCGATCATCGAAGACATGCGAATTACCCCAGCGGGTACAGAGGTTTCTGTACGTTTCTTTGATGATGAGGCTCCCCGGGTGTTACGGGTAGCCATTCCCGGTAGTCATATGGTGCTCAACGCGACTGCTGCTGTTCTCGGCGGCGCGTTGTTGGGTGCAGATATCGACAAGCTCCTCGAAGGCATCGCAGAATTTGATGGGGTGCGCCGTCGTTTTGAGTACCACGGTTCCGTCAATGACGTGCACGTTTACGATGACTATGCACACCATCCCACGGAAGTCACCGCCGTTTTATCGGCAGCTCGGGAACGTATCGAAGCTCAAGGCAAGGGGCGCGTCATTGCAGTGTTCCAGCCACACCTGTATTCCCGGACGATGACCTTCGCCGACGAGTTTGCCGCAGCCCTAAGCTTGGCCGATGAGGTTGTACTCCTGGATATCTTCGGAGCGCGCGAAAACCCAGTGGAAGGTGTGGATAGTCGCGTAATCGGGGACAAAGTCACCGTGCCGTGGGAATACGCCCCAGAGTTCAACGCCGTACCACGTACCGTTTCAAAGCTAACGCGTCCCGGCGACATGGTGCTAACCATTGGCGCTGGAACTGTCACGATGCTTGCCGATGAGATTCTGCGGGAGTTGGAAGGGTAGTGCGCAAGAAGATTATCGCGGGCATTGTTGCCCTCTTGCTCCTCGTAGGTATCGGAGTGTTTCTTTTCCCTGTGCTGCGGGTGAATTCCATTGAGGTTGAAGGCACCCGCAACGCTGATGCCGCCGCTGTTAAGGAGGCCGCCAACGTGGGTTCGGGAAAGAACATGTTGCGTGTCGATACCGAACAAATCGCGACGAAGGTTGCGAAGGTTCCTTGGGTGAAACGAGCCACGGTATCGCGTGAGTGGCCCAGTACCGTGAAAGTACAGGTCGACGAGCACCAAGCGGTGGCATATTTTCGGGACGGGAAAGACGTTTCCGCCGTTGATGAGGCCGGCAAGGTCTTCCTCAAAGGAGTTGCACCTGAAGGCGCGAAAGAAATCACGAATGTAAAGGCGGATGATGCGAAAGCCGTCTCCGCCGCAGTTACGGCTATCACTGCGTTGCACCCCAAAGTGAGGGAGAGTTTGGAGCGAGTTGAAGCCAAAAATGCGGAGAGTTTGGTGTTGCGCTTCCCGGACGGCAAATCCGTAACGTGGGGTTCGGCGGAGCGTGCAGACGAAAAAGCTGAGGCTACCCGCGTGGTTCTAACTCAAGAGGGCAAGAAATGGAATGTTTCCAACCCTGCGATGCCCTCCGGTAGACCTTAAAGTAGACCTTTAAACATACGACACGCGCAGAAAAATGTCCGCCCGAATCTTGTGACCTACAAGGAAGATGGTGTGGAAAGACTCCACAGAAAGGCAGACAGCAACTTATGACATCTCCAGGAAACCACCTCGCCGAGATCAAGGTGGTAGGTGTAGGTGGTGGCGGTGTGAACGCCGTCAATCGCATGATCGACGAGAAGCTCCAAGGTGTGGAATTCATCGCCATCAACACCGATGCGCAGGCACTGATGCTCACTGATGCAGACGTGAAGCTGGACATTGGCCGTGAAGAGACTCGTGGCCTTGGCGCGGGAGCAAACCCTGATGTTGGACGCAAGTCAGCCGAGGATCACAAGGATCAAATCGAAGAGATTCTCGCTGGTGCCGACATGGTTTTCGTCACCGCCGGTGAAGGTGGTGGAACGGGCACGGGTGCTGCGCCTGTGGTTGCCAACATCGCAAAGAAGCAAAACGCTCTGACCGTTGGCGTGGTAACCCGCCCATTCAGCTTCGAAGGCCGTCGTCGTTCCAAGCAGGCGCTGGAAGGCATCGAGGCATTGCGTGAAGTGTGTGACACACTGATCGTTATCCCCAATGATTCTTTGCTGCAGCTCAGCGATGAGCAGATGTCCATGATGGACGCTTTCCGCAAAGCTGACGAAGTGTTGCTGTCCGGTGTGGAAGGTATCACCAAGCTGATCACCACGCCGGGTGTGATCAACGTCGACTTTGCCGACGTGCGTTCCGTCATGACTGATGCCGGCAGCGCGTTGATGGGTATCGGCACCGCTCGCGGGGAATCCCGCGCTGTAAAGGCAACGGAAGCAGCTATTAACTCCCCATTGCTGGAGAACACCATGAAGGGCGCACGTGGAGTGCTGTTGTCCTTCGCAGGTGGTTCTGATTTGGGCCTAATCGAGGTTTCCCAAGCCGCAGCTTTGGTAGAGGACCTTGCCGACGAAGATGCGAACATCATCTTCGGCACCATCGTTGATGATCAGCTGGGGGACGAGGTCCGCGTGACCGTCATTGCCACCGGCTTCGATGATTCGCCATCCGCCGGTTCTGCAGCGCAGCGTGGTGGTCAACACCGCGTGCAGGAAAGCACTCAGCCAAACTCCGCCTCTATTTTTGGCGGTGACCAAGCTCCGGCAGCGCAACCTGCTTCCGTGCCTACCCAAGCAGCACAGCCTGTGCAGGCGCAACAGCCACAGAGCCAGCCAGTGGTGCAGCCAGAAGCGCAGCAAACCGCTCAGCCAGCTGGCAGCAGCTTCGCCCAGCGCACTCGTGGCGACGTACCACAGAGCTCTCCGTCCAACGGGCTGTTTACCTCTAGCCAAGAGGGCAACACGGCGGGACGTCATCACCTCGATGATGAAGACGATCTCGACTTGCCTGATTTCCTGTAGGAACCATCTGTCATGACACCTTCGCAGCCCAACGGCGCTCCTCGGGTTCGAAAAGTATTCACTGATCGAACCGGAGGAGTGTCCGAGGCACCGTTCGATAGTTTCAACTTGGGCGACCACGTGGGCGATGACACCAGTGCTGTGACGGCCAACCGCACGAGGCTTGCCCATTCTGTGGGCCTAGAGCTGCGCGATTTGGTGTTCATGGAACAGATTCATTCCCCCACGGTTACTGAGGTCACTGCCAAGGAGCTTGCCTCGCTGCGCAATCGCACGGCGGCTGAGGAAAGCCTCGTGGTGGAAACCACCGATGCCCTAATCACAACCGTGCCGGGCATCGCCTTGGTGGTGCTTACAGCGGACTGTGTACCTGTATTGCTTTCCGATGATGAAGCTGGAGTGGTGGCGGCCGTCCATGCGGGGCGGATGGGGGCTCGGAATGGGATCGTGCCCCGGACCATCCGGAGGATGGAGGAGCTGGGTGCGGTACCCGGCAATATCCACGCACTGTTGGGCGCGGCGGCGTCGGGAAAGAAGTATGAAGTGCCCGAGCAAATGGCGGCAGATGTGGAGTCTAAGCTGCCGGGTGCTCGGACGAGAACGGATGCCGGCACGTGCGGGCTGGACATTCGGGCGGGGCTGACTCGCCAGCTGCTGGGGTTGGGGGTTCGTAGTATCGACGCCGACCCCCGCTGCACCATCGAAAGCCCAAACTTCTTTTCATATCGGCGAGAAGGAACCACGGGGCGCCAAGCGGGAATGGTGTGGCTAACCCGATAGGGTATGCGGAGAACACCTTGCGTGAACTGGATTTTCATTATTCAGCTTGTGGAGAGGAAAGGGATCCAGCGTGAAACTGACCCAGCAGGAAAAGGATGATCTGGCTCGTCGTTTGCGGGAAGTTCGGCGGCGTATTGCTGTGGCCGGTGGAGCTGATTTACTGCCCATCACCAAGTTTCACCCTGTGGAAGCTATCGAGGTATTGGCCGAGTTCGGTGTGGGTGCTGTGGGGGAGAACCGCGAGCAAGAAGCAAAGGCTAAGCACGATGTTTTGGCTGGACGCCCAGCGATCCATATGGTCGGTCAAATCCAGACCAAAAAGGCTAATTCGGTAGCGCGATGGGCAGCAGCCGTGCACACGGTG
Coding sequences within it:
- the murC gene encoding UDP-N-acetylmuramate--L-alanine ligase, whose translation is MSTNIDLSRVHMVGIGGAGMSGIARILLARGSTVTGSDMKDSRSILALRTAGATVNIGHSAANLTAGGELPTVVVTSFAAIPQDNPELSAARDNNIPVVRRSDVLAQLMVDRRAFLLAGTHGKTSTTSMAVAALQAAGWDPSFAIGGQLNRAGTNAHHGTGDVFVAEADESDGSFLSYQPEVAVVTNVEPDHLDYFGTEEAYREVFERFAGCVVTGGTLVVCLDDAGSRALAQSLSRSIPADERDYRILGYGTRAAVEDAPEVEAGAIIEDMRITPAGTEVSVRFFDDEAPRVLRVAIPGSHMVLNATAAVLGGALLGADIDKLLEGIAEFDGVRRRFEYHGSVNDVHVYDDYAHHPTEVTAVLSAARERIEAQGKGRVIAVFQPHLYSRTMTFADEFAAALSLADEVVLLDIFGARENPVEGVDSRVIGDKVTVPWEYAPEFNAVPRTVSKLTRPGDMVLTIGAGTVTMLADEILRELEG
- a CDS encoding cell division protein FtsQ/DivIB; its protein translation is MRKKIIAGIVALLLLVGIGVFLFPVLRVNSIEVEGTRNADAAAVKEAANVGSGKNMLRVDTEQIATKVAKVPWVKRATVSREWPSTVKVQVDEHQAVAYFRDGKDVSAVDEAGKVFLKGVAPEGAKEITNVKADDAKAVSAAVTAITALHPKVRESLERVEAKNAESLVLRFPDGKSVTWGSAERADEKAEATRVVLTQEGKKWNVSNPAMPSGRP
- the ftsZ gene encoding cell division protein FtsZ; translation: MTSPGNHLAEIKVVGVGGGGVNAVNRMIDEKLQGVEFIAINTDAQALMLTDADVKLDIGREETRGLGAGANPDVGRKSAEDHKDQIEEILAGADMVFVTAGEGGGTGTGAAPVVANIAKKQNALTVGVVTRPFSFEGRRRSKQALEGIEALREVCDTLIVIPNDSLLQLSDEQMSMMDAFRKADEVLLSGVEGITKLITTPGVINVDFADVRSVMTDAGSALMGIGTARGESRAVKATEAAINSPLLENTMKGARGVLLSFAGGSDLGLIEVSQAAALVEDLADEDANIIFGTIVDDQLGDEVRVTVIATGFDDSPSAGSAAQRGGQHRVQESTQPNSASIFGGDQAPAAQPASVPTQAAQPVQAQQPQSQPVVQPEAQQTAQPAGSSFAQRTRGDVPQSSPSNGLFTSSQEGNTAGRHHLDDEDDLDLPDFL
- the pgeF gene encoding peptidoglycan editing factor PgeF: MTPSQPNGAPRVRKVFTDRTGGVSEAPFDSFNLGDHVGDDTSAVTANRTRLAHSVGLELRDLVFMEQIHSPTVTEVTAKELASLRNRTAAEESLVVETTDALITTVPGIALVVLTADCVPVLLSDDEAGVVAAVHAGRMGARNGIVPRTIRRMEELGAVPGNIHALLGAAASGKKYEVPEQMAADVESKLPGARTRTDAGTCGLDIRAGLTRQLLGLGVRSIDADPRCTIESPNFFSYRREGTTGRQAGMVWLTR